The genome window AGCAGCAGCTCTCTCCATTCCTTGATGAAGTCGAGGCTCACCGGTTTGTGCTCGCTGCCCATATTGGCGGTCTTGATGGTAGGAAAGGTGAAGTGGAGGTCCGGATGTTCCCATTTCCTGAGCATCGGTGAATCGCCCAGAAGATAGCTGGCAAAAGCCAGTGCCATCGCCAGTTTGCCGCAGCCCTGCGGGCCGCAGAACATCAGCGCATGGGGCAAACGGTTCTCCTGAACCATCTCCATGAGACGGTTCCATACTTCTTGCTGACCTATAACTTCATTTCTTTGCATTTAAAACAGAATTTTTGCTATTTGCTTGACGCTGTCTACAGCCGATACGGTGAAGAAGTGAACATTGTTGTAACCATGTTCGAAAAGATCTTGCACCTGAGCGGTAGTCCACTCGATACCGAGCTGCTTGGCATCTTCGTCAGTTTTACATTTCAATACCTCCTGTGCGAGTTCTTCAGGAATATCGCAGTGGAAGGTTTTCGGCACTACAGTGAGCTGGCTCAACTTGGCGAAAGGCTTGATGGCAGGAATGATAGGAATGGTTACGCCTATCTGCCGAGCCTTTTCAACGAAAGCATAGAACTTCTCGTTGTCGTAGAAGAGCTGGGTAACGGCATACGCTGCGCCCAACTGTTGTTTCTCCAGCAGATGCTGCATATCCATTTCGAGGTTTGGCGCCTCTTCATGTTTCTCCGGATAGCAGGCTACACCGCAGCAGAACTTGTCGCCCGGGTGCTTGATGGGAGTGCCGTCAAAGAAGAAACCGTCATTAAACTGATTCACCTGCTTCAGGAGGTCGGTGGCATGTGCATGACCGTTCTCGGTTGGTGTAAACTGCCGGTCTTCTTTCGCCTTGTCTCCTCGCAGAACGAGAATGTTGCTGATGCCCAGAAACTGGAGGTCGAGCAGTTCGTACTCGATGTCTTCCTTCGTAGCACCGCTGCAGATAATATGAGGGATGACAGGTATGTCGTACTTGTTCTGTATAGCGCCTGCGATGGCCACAGTGCCCGGGCGGCGGCGCACACGCTGGCGAGTGAGGAGACCGTTTTCCAGTTCCTTGTATACATACTCGCTATGGTGCGTAGTGATGTTGATAAAGCGAGGACCAAACTCGCTCAGCGCATCGATGGTACGGAAGAGCGCTGCTGTTCCGTTACCTTTGAGCGGAGGTAAAACCTCGAACGAAAAGCCTCGCTTATCGCCCTGCTGATGTAGAAAATCTGCTATGTTCATATTACCTAAATTCTATGTTTCTTCTTATTTTGGTGCAAATTTACAAAAAAAATAGGGGAAAACCGCATGTTGAACGTAATATTTATAAAGAAAAAACGTATATTATTAGGTGGAGATTGATTTTTGGCATGAAAAAAGAAGATTTCCTGCCGGTAAATGCTACGCTATTCTACAGAAAAGTGATTAAAATTTAAACCTAAAAAATAATGGAACAAAAACAAACAGGCTCTAGAGCCTATCTTATTTCAATTGTGATGGTAGCCGTTTTGGGCGGCTTGCTTTTCGGTTATGATACCGCGGTAATCTCGGGAGCCGAGAAGGGTTTGCAGGCATTCTTCATGGGTGCTGAGGATTTCACCTATACCGATTTCTGGCATGGATTCACTTCTTCCAGTGCTCTGATTGGTTGTATCATCGGTTCGGCGCTTTCGGGTGTGCTGGCTTCTAACTGGGGCCGTAAGCGTTCGCTGATCTTTGCGGGTGTGATGTTCTTCATCTCTGCATGGGGATCTATGTGTCCTGAGTCTTTGGTGTTGCCAAAGGGCGAACCTAATCTTACGCTTCTCATCGTGTTCAACCTCTACCGTGTGATTGGCGGTATCGGTGTGGGTCTGGCATCTGCTGTATGTCCGATGTATATCGGTGAGATTGCGCCTAGTAACATCCGTGGTATGTTGGTCAGCTGGAACCAGTTTGCCATCATCTTCGGTCAGCTGGTGGTTTATTTCGTCAACTTCTTCATTCTTGGCGATCATATTGCTCCTGCTATCCAGAGTGTGGGCAACGGTATGAACCAGATTCTGAATGGTGGCGAGGCTGCCTGGGCTATCGAAACCGGATGGCGCTATATGTTTGGTTCTGAGATGGTTCCTGCGGGTTTGTTTGCTCTGCTTATCTGCTTTGTTCCTGAGACTCCCCGTTATCTTGCCATGGTTGGTCAGGATGCGAAGGCTGAGCGTATCCTGGCTCGCATCAATGGTGCTGAGGAGGCTAAGAAGATTTTGGATGACATCAAGAATACGGTTACTGAGAAGAAGGAGAAACTGCTTACTTACGGTGTGCTCTGTATCTTCGTAGGTGTGATGCTCTCTGTATTCCAGCAGGCTGTAGGTATCAATGCCGTGCTCTATTATGCTCCTCGTATCTATGATGCTATGGGCTTTGACAATCCGATGGTATTGACCGTATTCAATGGTATCGTGAACCTCGGTTTCACCTGTGTAGCCATCTTTACGGTAGAGAAGTTGGGACGTAAGCCTTTGCTCATTACCGGTTCTCTGGGCATGGCATTGGGTGCCATCGGTGTAGCCATCACCTTCGGTAATCCTAATCTGCAGTTGTTGTGCATGGTATCCATCATGGTTTACTCTGCATCATTCATGTTCTCTTGGGGACCAATCTGCTGGGTACTTATCGCCGAGGTATTCCCTAATACGATTCGTGGTGCTGCTGTAGCGATTGCCGTAGCCTTCCAGTGGATTTTCAACTGGATTGTTTCTACCTCTTTCGTTCCGATGGCTAACAGCCTGGGCTATTGGTTCACCTATGGCCTGTATGGTGTTATCTGTATCCTCGCTGCCATCTTTGTATGGAAGCTCGTTCCTGAGACCAAGGGTAAGACACTGGAGGATATGACCAAGCTTTGGAAGAAAAACTAAGTTCTTATTCTGTGAAATATCAAGACCGCCAGGCGTAGAAAGAAACGCCTGGCGGTTTTTCTTTATGCCCCCGGCTCGTCAGCTTAATCCATACCATGATATGATTTAATTTTTCCATTTTCGTTTTTCTCTTTAAATTGTTAGTGGCCTACCGATTGGGGCAAGCTTGGTGTCCTTCATCGGGAGGAGAATCACATTCTCCGCGCTTTCATGATGCAAAAGTAATCTTTATTTCAGACTTATGCAATTTTTTGAAGAGAAAAAATGCATTTTAATGGCTGATTTGTTGAAAAAAAATCTTTTTCCTCACGTATTACGTATAATGTAAAAAATGTAAACGTATATATATAATATACTTGGTATAATGTAGGGAAGAAAAATTAACACCTAACTATCTGATATTCAATATCTTGTATTTTTAAGATTCGCCCTGGTAGTCATTGGGGCATATCAGAAGGCACATGATTGGCTCTGATGGTACCTATTATTGGCCCTGGTAGTCATCAAAAAAGGATAATTCTCTCTGGTAGTCATTGCCCACCCAAATGAGGTAAACAAACGATGTTCTTCCGTTTACCAACTGATGTGGCTGCGTCGGGTTAAGGATATGGCTGAACTGGGTTACGCAGACGGCTGGATTCGCTTACTCAGACGGCTGGACTCGCTGATTGAGCCACTTGAGTAATCTGACAAAGCCACTTGAGTAAGCTGATTGAGCCACTTGAGTAAGTTAACTGAGCCACTTGAGTAAGTTAACTGAGCCACTTGAATATTCTGCAGCATACGCTTGCGTGCAAAAGTATACATAATTGAGCCAAATAGAGCACAACTGGTACTTATCGTACCAAAGTGGACAAGTGGGGCACCGCCGATGTTGTATCTTTGTATCAGCATTCGGGAAGAGACCGGTGCACAACATGATTATTCACAATTTTAAAATTTTATGTATTATGGCAATTAATTACAGTTTAGTAAAGCTTGCGTCAAAATTTGGTGACAAAGCAGGAGTTCCTCTTTTCTACGCCCGTGCTCAGATGAAAGACTCCATTTCGCTCAAGAAGTTCGCGAAGTTGATCTCTATGCAGACCACTGTATCCTATGCGGATGTAACAGCCGTTCTGGTCAGTATGCAGGAGAACATGATCATCGAGTTGCAGCGAGGCAACCAGATTGATTTCGGCGAGTTGGGCAAGTTCCGCCTCCAGCTTACCAGTGAGGGTGCTGCAACCGCAGCCGAATTTAAGAGCGACATCAACATCAAGGGTGTGAACATCCAGTTTATCCCGGGCAGCGATCTTGCCAACATCTTCGTAGGTATGGAGTTTGAGCAGGTTGCATCACGTGCCGTACAGAAGGCTGCCCTCAAGGCTGAGAAGGAGGGTGCCAAGACCCTCGACATCGAGGAGGCTAAGAAAAAGCCTGCCAAGGACAATGCTCCTTCTGGCGGCGATACCACGGGTGGCAACACCTCAGGCGAGCAGACCGGTGGAACTGGCAGCACTGGCAACGGTGACACAGGAGACGGATTAGAATAATTAACCTTTTAAAACAGAATAGATTATGACAGAAAAGAACAAGCAGAAATGGAATGAGATTCTCAAGTTTGCAGTAACCGTACTGACAGCTCTCCTCGGGGCGTTGGGCGTTTCGGCAGGTGGACTTTAGAAGGAGTCGATGAAGCATCTGATTCAGGATCTTCACCACCGTTTTCCGAGCATCCGTACCATCCTGGGTCATCGCGATTTGCCTGGCGTTCAGAAAGCCTGTCCGTGTTTTGATGCCACGAAGCTCCAGTACCTCCTGGATGCTTCCTGATTCTCTTCCATTAAGAGGGTTTTTCAAGAGCAGAATCCCTCCGAATTTATTTAACAAGTTAGGGCGCATCCAATCCGATGCGCCCTTTTTCTTTGTCGTCATATTTCTTTCAGTCAACACTCAATATTCAACATTCAACACTCAACTATCCCAATACAACATTGGCAGGAACGCCGAGGTTGTGGTATATGTTTCTTGCAACATCAAAATTAATTGCACGACGTCCATGGAGAATATCACTTAATGCGGTTGTTGACACGCCTATAGCTTTTGCAGCCTCCTTTTGCTTGTAGCCTTTTTGGCGAAAAGCAACTTTGATGGCAGCTATGAGTGAAGGCTTAACTCGCCATGGATGGGGATCAACTTCGCATTCCCAATCGTAAGCAGCTTCGCTGAGGACCTTTAATTCTTCCTTTTCTACTTCGCTGAGAAAGTCCATGCCGCCCAATTGGGTGCCCTTTGCAAGCAGAGCCTCCATTCGCTCTTCAATTTCATTATATGTTTTTTCGTCTTTAATAGTCATAGTTATATATTTTTGATATCCTTAATCTTGTCATATTCAGCATGAGTTCCAACAAATCTAATATGTAGAAATCCTTGAAAGAACACAACGATAGTTACAAGCCTAAATTTATTGCCTGATATGTTGAAGACATATCTGTCATTCCCGACATAATCTGCCGAAGGAAATGCTTGCTTTAATTCTGCATGGCTTTTCCATTCTGTCTTTTCAACAAACTCTGCCCAGCGCATAAGCGGATCTGCTGCATCAGGATGTTTCCTTGCAAAATCTTTCAGCAATTTGAACTTTAATATCTTCATAATCGTTTATTTTTGCTGCAAAAATAGCGAAAAGTTCTCGATACAGAGAACTTTTCGCAAGAAAAGAAATAAATGTTAGCAATATTTAACTTATACGTACAGAAATCTCTTGCGGGTTTGAAAATAAAGTCGTAACTTTGCGCTATAGAATTTTAAAACAGATGGTTATGAAGTACTTAGATCCTAAGGCAGACCTTACGTTCAAGAAGATATTCGGCAATCATCCCGATCGATTGAAAAACCTTCTGAATAGCCTTCAGTCACTCAATGAAGATGAACTGATACAACAGAATTTCTGCCGAACAGGTTTCCAAAGCTACTCAGCTACCTTTGGAAATCATTAAGAATCTGAGCAATTCATAAAAAATATAATAGCGGAGATGTAGATTACGAATATCACCATATAATCAAGGGTCTATACGCCACCTGTTCATCGTGGCATATAGATCCTTGTCGTTTTTTATTCATTTTATCCATCGTATTGAATAAAATCAGTACTTTTTTATTCAATACGAATGATATATTGAATATTTTTTGTATCTTTGCCCCGGTTTAATCAATTCATCTGAAGAGAAATGAGAACAATTATCAATAACCAGAAAAAGGAACGGGATATTCTGCTTTCCCGTCCTTATCTTACACGTCATACCCAATATGATGTGGATGAACTGTTGGCAAGCAAGCAAATCAAGTTGATAACGGGGCCTAGAAGAACCGGCAAATCGACAGAGGCTTTGCTGATGCTGAAAGGCAGGAACTTTGCCTATCTGAATTTTGATGACGGCAAACTCCTGAGTGCATGGGACGATGATCTGGTTTGGGAAACGCTACGTGCCGTTTATCCCGACTTCGAGTATCTTCTGCTCGATGAGGTTCAAAATCTGGATGGTTGGGATTTGTGGGTCTCCAAGCTTTACCGCATGGGAATCAACATGGTCATTACGGGAAGCAACGCCAAATTGCTGAGTAGCGAAATGGCAACATTGCTTACAGGCAGATATATACAGATAGAGATGCTGCCTTTCAGTCTTTCTGAATTCTTTATCTGGAACCACAGGAATCTTTCGGAAGTATCAGAGATGAAAGATAGCGTATCCGACCTCTCGCTTATAGCTGACTATCTGCACCATGGTGGTTATCCTGAGACTGTAGCAGCAAGAAGCCTGACCCAAAACTATCTCTCCACACTCTTCGATTCCATCATTTGGAAAGACATTGCCAAGCGCCATAAAGTACGCAATGTGGAGGATTTGAACAGTCTTGCCATGTATCTGGTTTCTAACTTCTGCAATCCTTTCAGTGCCAACGAACTGGCAGAAGCGCTGGGATTTTCGAGCGTAGCAACCACCAAGAAGTTCATGGGATTTTTAAGAGAACCCTATCTCCTGTATTATCTGCCACGTTACAACAACAAGTTGAAAATGATGAAGAAAGCTCCACAGAAAGTATATGTGGTTGACAATGGTTTTGTAGAAGCCAAGGCTTTTAGTGTGAGTGAGAACTTAGGCAGGTTATTGGAGAATCAGGTTTTTATAGAGTTGGTTCGCAGGGGATATCATGCAGAAACATCGCTTTTCTATTATCGCTCCCGTAATGACAAGGAGACTGATTTTGTTACAAGGCAGGGTGCTCATGTAGAAAGTCTGATACAAGTATGTTATGACCTCTCTTCCGAACGAACACTCAAGCGGGAGATAGATAGCATCATAGAATGTGCGGGAGAACTCAAATGCTCCAATCTGATCATTGTCACGATGAATGAGGAAAGGGTAATTGAGAAAAATGGATATAAGGTCAAGGTTTTGCCTATATATAAGTTTTAAGGAGCGTCTGATCTTTGTATATATGCAACAAGGCGCAACCTTCTCACGAAGACTGCGCCTCTAATAGTTTTCTTTTTTTGTTTAATTTTTAAGAGAGTATTAACATATATATATTTGTAAGTGTAAGTTTCTTACTTGATATATAAGGATTACTGCTCCTTGTGCAACTTAGCTCTTAGATGGGCTTAGAGTTCCATCTCGAGCATAGCGTAGTAAGCCTGTAGATAACCACGGTAAACGTATGACTTGAGAGCATTTGCCTTAGTCTGACCATCTACGAGCACTCTGCCTGGTGTGATATATACACCGAGCTCCTTCTTGTTGTTGGTCTTCTTTGTGCCGATGTAAGCCAAGCTATAGTTGCTCAAGCCGCTATAGAACTGAATCTGCACCTTCTTGCCATCAGCATTGGTGTAAGTGATGTCTTGAGTAGCAGTGATAAACATCTGCTGAGCTGCATTGTAAGGCAGCAACTTAATCTTTAAGTCCTGTGCAGGCAACTTCTCTACCTCAGCTTTCAGTGTGGCATCGCTGAAGTACTTTGCAAACTTGCTCACCTCTACCTGCCTAACAGTGAGCATACTGTCGCTAGGAGTTACATAGCAATAAGTGGTAACTGAATCCTTGTCAAACTTCTCTGCATCTGTAGTGCCTACGCTGCCAGGGAAGAGGATTCCACCATTGTGCATACCCTGAATCTGGCTGAAGAGAGCCTGAGACTCCTGAGGCGTAGGCCACTGGAAGTCATCGCTGTCGCCTGTATTACAAGAAGTGAATGCGAAAGCTGCAACGAAGGCAGCTACAATTGAGAATAATTTGATTTTTTTCATTTTGCTATTATGTTTTGATTTTTATTTTCTCATATTTCTCAGCCTAAATGTACCCCGATATGGTTGCCCGAGGCTCTTCAGTCCTTGTATAAAACAAGAAAAGGCGGGAAACTTGCATCACTTTTAGTTAATCTCTGTTAATGCTCTTCACTTGTCCATTTCATAGAGCACTTTTGCCAATGTATCGTAACCTTTGACTTTCAGTTCTTAGTTGTTTGAGCTTTTTACTGTGTTATGTCTAGGTTTGTCCTACATAGCGATGCAAAGTTAGTGTTTTATTTTGAAATGCGCAAGAAATTTATGATTTTCTTTCTCTTTTTCGCATAAAAATACTACTTTTGTGGAGATTTTAGGGATTATTCACCTTAAAGCGGAATGAATAGTGTAGACTCTGAGTCTCATGGAAAATGAATTAATGATGAATCTGATATGAAAAAGAAAGTAGGTACATTTAAGATTTGGCTGTTGGCGATTGCCGCAGTAGTGGCGTTTTCTGTCTTGCCGAAGGTTTCTTCGTTGGCAACAGAAGATCAGGCACTTGTTGTAAAGGAGAATATGCAGGAGGCTGCTGATGCTGCGGGCGATGAATCGTCTGCAGAGAATAAGCAGGAAACTGCTGGAGAGGGTGCGAATCTGGAGGCGCTGGGGCTGGAGATTCCGGTATCTAAGGTAAAGGTATCTGAAACCATCAAGCATCGGTTGGCTTATACGGTATCTTATAATCATGATACGCGACAGCCGAATTGGGTAGCCTGGGCGCTGACGGGGGAGCATGCATCTGGTAAGTTGCCGCGCGGTAAGTTTGCTGATGATGAGGAGATGCCGGCACCCGTGGGTACTTTGGCGGATTATTATAACAGTGGTTTGGACAGGGGACACATGTGTCCGGCTGGTGACAACAAATGGAGCCAGCAGGCGATGGATGAATGTTTCCTGATGACCAATATGTGTCCGCAGAACCACAGTCTGAATGCGGGGGTATGGAACACGATAGAGCAGCAGTGCCGCAACTGGGCGAAGCAGTATGGTAAGGTTTATATTGTCTGCGGACCGATATTTCTGAATAAGGAGCATCGCAAGTTGGGCAAGAACAAGGTGGTAGTGCCTGATGCCTTCTTCAAGGTGGTTCTTCATACGGGCAAGAATCCGCAAGCCGTCGGCTTTATCTGCCGTAACCAGTCGCAGAAAGGCAGAAAGAAGACGGAATTCGTAAATTCAGTAGATGAAGTGGAGCGTATCACCGGCTATGATTTCTTCCCTCAGCTTCCGGATGATGTTGAGAAGAGGGTAGAGGCTAAGGCTGAAATGTTTTAAAAAGGAATTTCTGCAGTATCCAGTAATAGGATATAACAAAAAAAGGCTTTCCGTAATGGAAAGCCTTTTTCTTGAAGATCTGTGACTCGCATGGGGCTCGAACCCATGACCCCAACATTAAAAGTGTTGTGCTCTACCAGCTGAGCTAGCGAGTCAATCTTCTGCTTTATGTTTCAAAAGCGAGTGCAAAGGTACGGCAAAAATCTGAAATAACCAAATATTTTGCCATATTTTTACTGATTTTCTTCATTTTTATCCGAAATCGGGACATTTTCGCCCGTTTTTTCATGATATTGCGGCTTCTCCTTCGTTACATACCGCTGCCAGTAGGCTATGATGAGCGTTGTGAGCGGAAGGGCTACAATCAATCCCAGGAAGCCCAGAAGTGCACCCCAAACCGAGAGACTCAAGAGGAGAATGGCTGGGTTCAATCCCATCGCCTTACCCATGATCTTCGGGGTAACTACCATGTCGGTGATGACCTGCACCACACAGAACACCAGAACAGCCAGACCGAATACCAGCCAGAAGTTCTGACCTGTGTCGGCAGCCTTCAGCATGGCAAGGAATGCCGTAGGGATGAGGGCGAAGGTATGGAGATACGGAACCAGGTCCATGATGCCGATGAGAATACCCAAACCTATCGCCATCGGGAAACCGATGATGGTAAAACCGATGCAGAACATGATGCCCATACAGAGCGCTACCAGTCCCTGACCACGGATATAATTGTTGAGTTCGCGCTCCACATCCTTCATCAGCGCACTCCAGAACGGACGGTTCTTCTTGGGGAAGATTCTCACCCAGTTGGCTGTCAGCGTCTCATAATCGAGCAGGATGAAGAACATATATAATAAGGTAATCATCGATGCCACGATACTCATCAGTACCGTTGCCGTCTGGCTGACTACCGAGAAGACCTTAGGCATGGTGGTCTTGATGGCATCGCTGAAGTCCTTGCTTTTCAGAAAATGCTCTATCTGCTCCTGGTTGGCCTGCAGCCAGTCTTTGATCAGCGCCGTCAGGTTGTTGGTATGAGTCGTCTGATGCAGCCATCGTGTCAACACCTCACCGAGTTTGTCAAACTGGTCAATCATCGGAGGGATGATGAGCCACAGCACGCCTCCTATAACAGCGATAGCCGTTCCCATGGCGATGAGGATAGACAGCGCACGTATTCTGACGTGGAGTTTGTTTTCGATAAACTTCACGACCGGATAGAGCAGGTAAGCGAAAAACCATGCAATGAAGAATGGCAGCAGTACGCTGCTCAGATAATTGGTCATGTAGAGCACGGCCAGTACGATGAGGGTAACACCCGCCCATCTTATAAATTTATCAAATGTAATCTCCTTTCCCATAACTGTTCCTTTTGTTATAATTTTTCGTTAAGAATCGCCTTCTGGTAGCATTCTCTGCAGAGTGGCTCGTATTCATCTTTCTCGCCCAGGAGCACCCGTTTGTCGTTATTGACCAACCGGTGGCTCACATAGGCAACCGATCCGCACTTTACGCAGATGGCATGAACCTTGGTCACCTCGTCGGCGATGGCACAGAGGGCAGGAATCGGACCGAAGGGAACTCCCTTGTAGTCCATATCCAGTCCTGCCACGATGACTCTCACGCCACGGTTGGCAAGTTCGTTGCAAACCTCCACGAGCCCATTGTCCAGGAACTGGGCTTCATCGATACCCACCACGTCGATATCAGAAGCCAATAGCAGTATCGATCCAGAGGACTCAATAGGAGTAGACCGGATAGAGTTCTGATCATGGCTCACTACATCTTCCTCGGAGTAACGAGTGTCAAGCGCCGGCTTAAAGATTTCTACCTTCTGCTTGGCGAACTTCGCACGCTTCATTCTTCGGATCAATTCCTCTGTTTTTCCGGAGAACATCGATCCGCACACCACTTCAATTCTTCCGGGACGGTGTGCCTCCCCAATTAGATTTTCTGTCATTTCGGGGGCAAAATTAATAATAAGGTTTTAAAAAATGCAAAGAAACGCGTTTTTTTTTTGCTATGAAAGATTAATTAACTACATTTGCGGTCAGTATGGGCACATTATACATCGTTCCGACTCCAGTTGGTAACATGGAGGACATGACAATGCGAGCCATTCGCATACTGAAAGAAGCGGATTTGGTACTCGCTGAGGACACTCGAACATCGAGTGTTCTGCTGAAGCATTTCGATATCAGAAATCGATTAGTGGCTCACCATAAGTTTAACGAACATGGCACATCTTCTGCCATCGTAGAGCGACTGAAGGGTGGCGAAACCATCGCCTTGATCAGCGATGCCGGAACACCGGGTATCAGCGATCCTGGTTTTTACCTCGCCCGCGAGGCAGCCAAGGCAGGCATCACGGTGCAGACTTTGCCTGGTCCTACGGCATGCATACCGGCCATCGTTTCATCGGGTTTGCCATGCGACCGTTTCTGCTTCGAAGGATTCATTCCGCAGAAAAAGGGCAGACAGACCTATCTTGAATCATTGAAGGATGAGGTGCGCACCATGATTTTCTATGAATCGCCTTATCGTGTGGTGAAAACCTTGCAGCAGTTTGCCGAGGTTTTCGGGGATGACAGACAGGTGAGCTGTTGTCGTGAAATATCCAAACTCCACGAGGAGAGTGTGAGGGGTACGCTTGCCGAGGTCATCGCTCATTTTGAAGAGACAGAACCAAGGGGCGAATTTGTCATCGTATTGGCAGGAAAAGATCCTAAACAGCTCAAGGAGGAGATGAAGGAAAAGAAGCGTGAAGAGCGCCGGCAGAAGAAAAACGGGGCTCGCAGGGATGAAGAAAGTAATGAATAAAGTATAGGAAGCGACGCGTTTTACGCGAAAAAATAATTTTTTAAATCAAACATTAAAAAGGAAAATGATTATGAAAAAGCTATTATTTGCGGCATGTTTAGCTGCTTTTTGCTTGACCAGTTGCAACAACGGCAAGAACAACACCCAGGATTTGGCAAATCAGCAGAATGATTCGCTAAACAGTATCATCGCTCAGAAAGATAGCGAAATTAACGATATGATGGGTACATTGAATGAAATCCAGGACGGTTTGAACCAGATTAGTGAGGCTGAACACAGAGTAACTATTCTGAAGAACGGTGAGGGTGCCAACAAGAGACAGCAGCTCAAGGAGGATGTTCAGTTCATCGCTACCCGCATGCAGCAGAACCGCGAACTCCTGGCTAAACTGCAGAAGCAGATGGCTAACAGCTCTTTGCAGGCTGACCAGTTGAAGAAGGCCATCGCAAACCTTCAGGAGCAGATTGCACAGAAGGATAAGGAACTTCAGGTGCTTCGCGAGGAGTTGGATAAGAAGGATATTCATATTGCAGCGCTCGACGAGACTATCAACAATCTGAATACCAAGACCTCTCGTCTTACTACTGAAAGCAGCCAGAAGACAGAGACAATCAATGCACAGGACAAGCAGCTCAACACTGCCTGGTATGTATTCGGTACCAAGAAGGAGTTGAAGGAGCAGCATATCATGGAAGGTGGTAAGGTAATGACCGGTAATTTCAACAAGAGTTATTTCACCAAGGTTGATATCCGCAACATTTCTGAAATCAAGTTGATGTCAAAGTCGGCTAAGTTGCTCACTACCCACCCATCCAGCTCTTATGCATTGGTACGTGATGCTAACAAGCAGTATACACTCCGCATCACCAATCCACAGATTTTCTGGAGCACCAGCAAGTATCTTGTAGTGCTCGTTAAGTAATTATCTCTTTCTCTGAAAGAAATCCTGCATGAGTGCGCGGCACTCATCTTCCAATACGCCCGATGTAACTGTCGTCTTAGGATGCAGTGCATCGGGCGCATATTTTGTATACCCCCTTTTCTCGTCGCTGGCACCATATACCACGCGGCTGATCTGTGCCCATCCCAGCGCTCCGGCGCACATCACGCAGGGTTCTACCGTAACGTAGAGGGTACAGTCTTTCAGGTATTTTCCTCCCAGCATGTTGGCTCCCGAAGTGATGGCCTGCATTTCGGCATGAGCCGTAACATCGGTCAGCATCTCCGTAAGATTGTGGGCACGCGATATGATCCGGTCTTTACAAACGATGATGGCGCCTACCGGAATCTCGTCTTCATCGAATGCCGCCTGAGCC of Segatella copri contains these proteins:
- a CDS encoding DNA/RNA non-specific endonuclease, whose translation is MKKKVGTFKIWLLAIAAVVAFSVLPKVSSLATEDQALVVKENMQEAADAAGDESSAENKQETAGEGANLEALGLEIPVSKVKVSETIKHRLAYTVSYNHDTRQPNWVAWALTGEHASGKLPRGKFADDEEMPAPVGTLADYYNSGLDRGHMCPAGDNKWSQQAMDECFLMTNMCPQNHSLNAGVWNTIEQQCRNWAKQYGKVYIVCGPIFLNKEHRKLGKNKVVVPDAFFKVVLHTGKNPQAVGFICRNQSQKGRKKTEFVNSVDEVERITGYDFFPQLPDDVEKRVEAKAEMF
- a CDS encoding AI-2E family transporter; translated protein: MGKEITFDKFIRWAGVTLIVLAVLYMTNYLSSVLLPFFIAWFFAYLLYPVVKFIENKLHVRIRALSILIAMGTAIAVIGGVLWLIIPPMIDQFDKLGEVLTRWLHQTTHTNNLTALIKDWLQANQEQIEHFLKSKDFSDAIKTTMPKVFSVVSQTATVLMSIVASMITLLYMFFILLDYETLTANWVRIFPKKNRPFWSALMKDVERELNNYIRGQGLVALCMGIMFCIGFTIIGFPMAIGLGILIGIMDLVPYLHTFALIPTAFLAMLKAADTGQNFWLVFGLAVLVFCVVQVITDMVVTPKIMGKAMGLNPAILLLSLSVWGALLGFLGLIVALPLTTLIIAYWQRYVTKEKPQYHEKTGENVPISDKNEENQ
- a CDS encoding thymidine kinase; this translates as MTENLIGEAHRPGRIEVVCGSMFSGKTEELIRRMKRAKFAKQKVEIFKPALDTRYSEEDVVSHDQNSIRSTPIESSGSILLLASDIDVVGIDEAQFLDNGLVEVCNELANRGVRVIVAGLDMDYKGVPFGPIPALCAIADEVTKVHAICVKCGSVAYVSHRLVNNDKRVLLGEKDEYEPLCRECYQKAILNEKL
- the rsmI gene encoding 16S rRNA (cytidine(1402)-2'-O)-methyltransferase, which translates into the protein MGTLYIVPTPVGNMEDMTMRAIRILKEADLVLAEDTRTSSVLLKHFDIRNRLVAHHKFNEHGTSSAIVERLKGGETIALISDAGTPGISDPGFYLAREAAKAGITVQTLPGPTACIPAIVSSGLPCDRFCFEGFIPQKKGRQTYLESLKDEVRTMIFYESPYRVVKTLQQFAEVFGDDRQVSCCREISKLHEESVRGTLAEVIAHFEETEPRGEFVIVLAGKDPKQLKEEMKEKKREERRQKKNGARRDEESNE
- a CDS encoding nucleoside deaminase, which produces MEDIKNKDEAYMRRALMEAQAAFDEDEIPVGAIIVCKDRIISRAHNLTEMLTDVTAHAEMQAITSGANMLGGKYLKDCTLYVTVEPCVMCAGALGWAQISRVVYGASDEKRGYTKYAPDALHPKTTVTSGVLEDECRALMQDFFQRKR